One segment of Dermochelys coriacea isolate rDerCor1 chromosome 5, rDerCor1.pri.v4, whole genome shotgun sequence DNA contains the following:
- the LOC119855822 gene encoding betaine--homocysteine S-methyltransferase 1, with the protein MQAPPGGKSPQHAKKKGILERLDAGEIVIGDGGFVIGLEKRGYVKAGPWTPEAAVEHPEAVRQLHREFLRAGSNVLQTFTFYASEDKLENRGNYVSEKISGQTVNEAACDIAKEVAKEGDALVAGGVSQTPSYLSGKDEAEVKAIFRQQLDVFAKKNVDFLIAEYFEHVEEAAWAVETLKESGKPVAATMCIGPEGDLHGVPPGECAVQLVKAGASIIGVNCHFDPETCLRTVKLMKEGLEAAKLKAHLMSQPLAFHTPDCGKQGFIDLPEFPFALEPRILTRWDVQKYAREAYNLGIRYIGGCCGFEPYHIRAIAEELATERGFLPPASEKHGSWGNDLSMHTKPWVRARARKEYWENLLPASGRPYCPSMSKPDNWGVTKGAAELMQQKEATTEQQLKELFKKQKFKSNIVA; encoded by the exons ATGCAGGCGCCGCCTGGCGGAAAGAGCCCCCAGCACGCCAAGAAGAAG GGCATTCTAGAACGTCTAGATGCTGGAGAAATTGTGATTGGAGATGGAGGATTTGTGATAGGTCTTGAAAAGAGAGGTTATGTAAAAGCTGGACCTTGGACCCCAGAAGCTGCAGTAGAACACCCAGAAGCAG TTCGTCAACTTCATCGGGAATTCCTCAGAGCTGGATCAAATGTTTTACAGACATTCACCTTTTATGCTAGCGAAGATAAATTAGAGAATAGGGGCAACTACGTATCTGAGAAAATATCT GGCCAGACAGTGAATGAAGCTGCTTGTGACATTGCAAAGGAAGTGGCTAAAGAAGGAGATGCTTTGGTAGCTGGAGGAGTCAGTCAGACACCATCATACCTGAGTGGTAAGGATGAAGCTGAGGTTAAAGCAATTTTTCGACAGCAGTTGGATGTCTTTGCCAAAAAGAATGTGGACTTCTTAATTGCAGAG TATTTTGAACATGTTGAAGAAGCTGCATGGGCTGTTGAAACCTTAAAAGAATCTGGGAAGCCAGTCGCAGCTACCATGTGCATTGGTCCAGAGGGAGACTTGCATGGTGTACCACCTGGAGAATGTGCTGTCCAACTGGTAAAGGCTG GTGCTTCTATTATTGGAGTGAACTGCCATTTTGATCCAGAGACTTGCCTGAGAACTGTGAAGCTCATGAAAGAGGGCTTGGAGGCTGCTAAACTGAAAGCACATCTGATGTCTCAGCCTCTTGCTTTCCATACCCCTGACTGTGGGAAGCAGGGCTTTATTGATCTTCCAGAATTTCCTTTTG CTCTGGAGCCAAGAATTCTCACGAGATGGGATGTGCAAAAATATGCAAGAGAGGCCTATAACTTAGGGATTCGATACATTGGAGGCTGCTGTGGATTTGAGCCTTATCACATCAGAGCAATAGCTGAGGAGCTAGCCACTGAAAGAGGATTTTTGCCACCGGCTTCTGAGAAACATGGTAGCTGGGGTAATGATTTGAGCATGCATACCAAACCCTGGGTCAGAGCAAG ggcAAGAAAAGAGTACTGGGAGAATCTGTTGCCTGCTTCAGGCAGGCCATATTGTCCTTCAATGTCAAAACCAGATAACTGGGGAGTGAccaaaggagctgcagagctgatgCAGCAGAAAGAAGCAACAACTGAACAACAGCTGAAGGAGCTCTTTAAGAAGCAGAAGTTCAAATCCAATATAGTAGCTTAA